The Geomonas agri genome contains the following window.
CTCGTCCCCCATGGCGTGGGCGCGCACACTTTCCTTGTGCCGCCCGGCAGGGGTGATGATGAACTGGTCGGTGGCGAGGACCAGTTCGGCAGGGAGCCCCTGGCGTGCCCTCGGGTCCGCCGCGGCCAGGAGCAGCCGGCGCCGTTCCCGTTCCATCTCCAGGGCGGCCGACGGGGCCAGCGCCGCGAGGGTCTCCCAGCTTTCAGTGGAGGCGGTGAGTGCGGCGTCCTGTCCGATACCGAGGTCAACGGCGAAGTAGCCGGCGGTCCAGAGCGTCCCCAGAGAGTCGTAGCCGCGAGAGCTCTCGACGTCGTAGAATATGTCGGTACTGTGCTTTTCCTCCAGGGTAAAGTTGCCCCGGCCGCCGTTGATCACCAACCGGAGCTGTGGTGAGTTGGTGCCGGAGGAGATCTGGTAGCGGTTCTGTACCGCGGTGAACATGTAGGGATCGTCGGAGACGATGTCCACCGAGGCGTCGTGTGGCCGGAACTGCAGGTAAGGCTGCAGCTTCAGGCGCACCATCTTCTCGCCGGAGATGAGGCGGTAGATCAGGTGTACCGTGTTCTGCCGGTGCACCATGACCAGTTGCTTCTCGATCACGGTGCCGTTGATCTCGTAGTGCCAGACCGGGAGGCCGTCCTCCAGCCGGAAACCGGTCAGGTATTCCATGCCGTGAAAGTCGAGCCCTGCCTCTTTCTGGTCCCCGCCGAAACGCACCATGCTGCCATCGGGAAAGCGGATGGCCTCGGTGAGCCGGTTCAGCATCACCAGGCGTCCCATGGGGGAGGGGTAGGCGGCGATGAGCAACCCGTGGTAGCGCCGGGTCAGTGCACCGCAGACGGTGCCCGAGGCGTACCCCCCCAGCCCGTTGGTCAACAGCCACTCCTGTTCCAAGAGTTGCCGCGTCTTCTCTTCCTCGTCGTGGCGGTCGAAATGGAATTCCCGCGTCACCGTGGTCATGACTGGTTCCCTCCTTCCGGCACCGGAATCAGTACCAGCGTCGCGTATCCCTGTAGACGCCAGAATTTCTCCGTGTCGAGCTTCGGCGTGCCGGAACCGCCGAACTCGATCTTTTCACTGCTCCAAAGGATCTCCCAGGAGGACCCGAGGGGCGGCGCGAGCATCGGTTCCGGGATCGGCACCAGGTGCTGCTCGCGTCCCAGGTTGACCAGCACCAGGCGCTGCTCGTCCTCGAGGAAATAACGGAGGAGAAAACCCGCCCGTCCCAGGACCGCCCCCTCGATATGACAGGCGTAGCCGCGGCTGAAGACCGGATCCTCGCGCCGTAGCCGGATCAGGTCGCGGTAGAGCGCGTACACCTTGCCGTGGCGCTCCCTCTCTCTCAGGTCGAGGCGCGACTGCTGGAAGGTCTCCAGCTCGTAGGGCTTGTCGATGGTATCGATCACCTCGGGCGAATCGATGTTGGTGAACTGTTTCAGGAACTCGATGCGACCGGTATGGACCTGCTGCGAGATCTCCGGGTTGAGGTCGGCGAAGTAAAGGAAGGGGGAACTGGCGGAGAACTCTTGCCCCTGGAAGATCATCGGGGTTTGGGGGAGGAGGAACATGAGCGCCGCCATCGCCCGCAGACCGGCCGGGTTGGTGAGCCGGTCGATGCGGATGCCCCAGGCGGAGTTGCCGATCTGGTCGTGGTTCTGGATGTAGTTGATGTAGCAGCTGGGGCTGTGGCCCATGGTGGGGGAGCCACGCCGCTTTCCCTGCCAGAAGTAGAACTGCCCCTGGTACAGGTAGCTCCACTTGGCGCAGGAGATCATCTCCTGGGGAGATCCGTAGTATTCCGAATAGTAGGCGTCGTGGTAACCGGTGAGGGCGACGTGGGCGGTGTGGTGGAAGTCATCGTTCCAGACCCCGTCCATGCCGAAGCCCCCTCGCTCCCTGGGCTGCAGGCAGCGGAAGTCCTGGTTCTCGTTCTCGGCCACCAGCAGCAGGCGACGCTTGCCGGCGCGCTCCCGGACCCGGCTGGTGATGTCCCCCAGGATGTGGATCTCGGAGGTGTCGATGATGGCGTGGGTGGCGTCGAAACGCAGGCCGTCGATGTGAAACTCGTCGATCCAGTAGGCGGCGTTGGCCATGAAGAACTCGCGCACCGGGCCGCACTGCCTGCCGTCGAAATTCATCACCTTGCCCCAGTCGCTTTCCTTGTCGCCGTAGTAGAAGTCGGAGTAGCGGGCCAGGTAGTTCCCCTCCGGGCCAAAATGGTTGTAGACCACGTCCAGCAGGACGCCCAGCCCCAAGCTGTGGGCGCGGTCCACGAAGCGGCGCATATCGTCGGGCCTACCGTAAAGACGGGTGGGGGCGAAGTGGTTGACCCCGTCGTAGCCCCAGCCGAACCGACCGGGAAAGTCGGCCACCGGCATCACCTCGACCAGGGTGATCCCCAGCTCCTTAAGTGCCGGGAGCTGCTCCTCGGCGGCGTGCCAGGTCCCTTCCATGGTGAATGTGCCCAGGTGCAGCTCGTAAATCACGTGCCCCTCGCGCTCCACCCCGGGCCACTCCTGGTCGCTCCAGGCAAAATCGTTCGGGTCGATCACCTGGGATGGGCCGTGCGGGCCTTCGGGCTGGAACCGTGATGCTGGGTCGGGAAAACATTCGCCGCCGTCCAGGCAGTAGCGGTATCGCGAACCGGCACTCGCCTCGCGGCAGGTGCCGGAAAAGTAGCCACTTTCCTCGGGGGCGAGCACCGTTGCCTGCGGAGCCGGAGTCCCCTCGAGGACCACCTCGACCTCCATGTGTCCCGGCGCCCAAACCCTGAAATTCACGCCATCCGGTACCACCTCCGCACCGATCGGCATCCTTCTCTGTACCGCGGCCATCGTCCCCCCAATACCCTTCAGTGTCTGGGAAAATTAACACGCTCTAAAATAACACACTCCGCGAATTTTAAAACCGAAGCGGCGCCGGTCCATCTTCATGTGCCTTTCATTCCCTCGCGCGAACCTCGCGAATGACGCAACTGTCAGTGGCGGTGGGGGCGGGAACATCCCCCATGTCCGCCATCTTACTGGGGTAAAAAGCGCATTTTTGTATGAACTGGTTTGACAGAAAATCCGTCACTGTTAGTATTGAGTTTTGTTAATTTGAATGAATTAACTTTGTACTAATTAGACGACCGCTACCGCAGATATCTCACCCCCCAGGGAGGATCCTATGTCAGGGAGCGTTCTTATCACGGGAGGGGCCGGCTTCATCGGTTCCCACCTGGCGGACGAGCTGCTGCGTCACGACTACCGGGTGCGCGTGCTGGACAGCCTGGTGCCGCAGGTCCACGGTCCCGATGCGGGCCGGCCCGCGTACCTCGACCCCGAGGTCGAACTGATCAAGGGGGACGTGCGGGACCCGGCGGCAGTGCAAAAGGCGCTGGTCGGCACCGAGGCGGTGTTCCACTTCGCCGCCATGGTCGGGGTGGGGCAGAGCATGTACGAGATCGAGCGCTACACCTCGGTGAACAACTGTGGCACGGCGGTACTGCTCGAGGCGATGGCGCAGGCACAGGGGGAGAGAAAGCTCATCGTCGCCTCAAGCATGAGCATCTACGGGGAAGGACGTTACCGGGACGGCAGCGGGGCCTACTACGACGACGTGAAACGGGAGGTCGGGCAGTTGCAGCGGGGGAGCTGGGAGCCGCTACTCAAGGAGAGTGAGCCGCTCATCCCGGTGCCGACGCCCGAGCAGAAGACGCCATCCCTCGCCTCGGTCTATGCTCTAAGCAAGTACGACCAGGAACGCATGGCGCTCATCGTCGGGGGGTGCTACCGGATCCCGGTCATTGCCCTGCGCTTTTTCAACGTCTACGGAACCAGGCAGGCTCTCTCCAATCCCTACACTGGGGTATTGGCCATCTTCGCCTCCCGCCTCATGAACGGCAATCCGCCCCGCATCTTCGAGGACGGCCGGCAGCAGCGCGACTTCGTCAGCGTGCACGACGTGGTCACCGCCTGCCGCCTGGCGCTGGGGGTGGACCAGCAGAAACAGCAGCTCTTCAACATAGGTAGCGGCGCCAACATCTCCGTACTGCAGGTGCTGGAGCGTTTCTGCCAAGTGCTCAATATGGACTCCGTCGAACCCGAGATCACCGGCAGTTACCGCGCCGGCGACATCCGCCACTGCTTCGCCGACATCACCAGCGCCCGCGAGGTCCTCGGGTACGCCCCCCGGGTCAACTTCGAAGACGGCCTCAGGGAACTGGCGGGGTGGCTGGAAGGGGAAGTGGCGATAGATCGGGTTGCCCAGGCGCACGCCGAGCTGACCCAGCGGGGGCTGACGCTATGAGCTGGCCAGTCGAATCGCTACCGGACAAGTTCGGCATGGTCGAGTGGTTCCGTCCCGGGGAACGGGGGCGGGTGGAGCGGGTGCTCGCCGACATGAAGAAGCTCGGAGCGAAGCGTCTGCGCACCGGCATCTCCTGGGCTGACTGGTACACCACTGAGGGGCGGGAGTGGTACGACTGGCTGGTGCCGCGCCTGTCCAGCGAGGTTGAGTTGCTTCCTTGCGTGCTCTACACGCCCCCGTCCATCGGCCTGGAGCCCAAGACCTCCTCGCCCCCCAAGAGGGCCCTCGACTACGCCGATTTCATCGACCTCTTTATCACCTCCTTCGGGGACCACTTCGAGTACGTGGAGCTCTGGAACGAGCCCAACAACTTGAGCGAATGGGACTGGACCCTCGACCCGCACTGGACCGGGTTCGGCGAGATGATCGGGGCTGCGGCGTACTGGGCCAGGAAGCGGGGCAAGAAGACCGTGCTGGGCGGGATGAGCCCCATTGACGGGCACTGGCTCTGCCGCATGTTCGACCTGGGCGTCATGGAGTACATCGACGTGGTGGGGATCCACGGCTTTCCTGACATCTTCGACTACACCTGGAAGGGGTGGGCGCGCAACGTCTCCATGGTGCGGGAGATCCTGGACCAGCATGACTCTCCCTGCGACATCTGGGTTACCGAGGCCGGCTTCTCCACCTGGCAGCACGACGAGTTCAAGCAGGCCCGGGTCTTCCTGGAGTTCCTGGAGGCGCCGGCGCAGCGCCTGTACTGGTACGGCGCCGACGACCTGGATCCGGGACTGGCCGCGGTGGACCGGTTCCACCTGGACGAGCGCGAGTACTACTTCGGATTCCGCAAGGCGGACGGCACACCCAAGCTGCTCTACCGCTTGCTCGAGGAGGGGAAGGTGACGGCGATAAAAAAGGTCGGGGAAGTGGCGACGGCGGCCCCGGTACGTACAAGCTCGGCCGGGGACAAGGCGATCCTGGTTACCGGGGGGGCGGGCTTCATCGGCACTAACCTGGTGCACCACCTGGCCCGCGAGGGGAAAAGGGTCATCGTCTACGACAACCTGTCTCGCCCGGGCGTGGAGGAGAACCTGCTCTGGCTCAAGGAGAACTGCGGCGACCGGCTCGAGGTGAGGATCGCGGATACCCGGAACCACCTGGCGCTGCACGACGCCATCGCCCAGTGCTCCCACGTGTACCACTTCGCTGCCCAGGTCGCGGTTACCACCAGCATCGACAACCCCGCCGCCGACTTCGCCATCAACGGGCTGGGGACCTTCGCGCTACTGGAGGCGATCCGCACCGCGAAAGAGCGCCCGTCGCTCTTGTTCACCTCGACCAACAAGGTGTACGGCGGCATCGAGGGGTGTCGCATCCGCAAAAACGGCAGTCGGTACCAGCCGCTCGACCCGGAGCTCAGGCGCTACGGTTTCGGTGAGGGGACCCCGCTCGATTTCCTGAGCCCCTACGGCTGCTCCAAGGGGTGCGCCGACCAATACGTGCTCGACTACTCGCGCAGCTTCGGCATCAACGCTGCCGTGTTCCGCATGAGCTGCATCTACGGCCCGCACCAGTACGGCACCGAGGACCAGGGATGGGTGGCCCACTTTGCCATCCGGACACTGAAGGGTGAGCCGATCACCCTCTATGGCGACGGCTACCAGGTGCGCGACCTCCTCTTCGTCGAGGACCTGGTGGACGCCATGTGCCGCGCCGGCGCGGTGATGCCGAAGATCTCCGGCCAGGCCTTCAACATCGGGGGCGGCCCAGAGCGCGCCGCGAGCCTCTTGGAGCTTTTGGACCTGCTGCGCGACCTGCACGGCTCCCTGCCGCAGGTCAGCTTCGACGAGTGGCGAACCGGGGACCAGCGCTACTACATCTCCGACACCAGGAAGTTCGCGGCGGCGACCGGGTGGGCCCCGCGCCATTCCGTTCGGGAAGGAGTGGAGCGCCTGTACCGGTGGCTGTGCCAGTCGCTGGGAACATCGCCGCGCGGCGCCGAGACGGCTGAAGAGAAGAAGAGAAAAAGCTACCCGGCTCCGGGTGTGGAGGCGATGTGATGAGCAAGATGATGCAGGCTGCGGTGATCACCGGCCCGGGTGAGGCCGCCGTGCAACTGGTGCCTCGTCCGGAACCGCAGGAGGGAGAGGTGTTGGTTGCCCTGGAGGGGTGCGGCGTCTGCGCCTCGAACCTCCCCTTGTGGCAGGGGCGCAGCTGGTTCAATTACCCGGCCCTTCCGGGTGCCCCCGGGCACGAAGGGTGGGGGAGGGTGCAGGCGCTGGGCGAAGGAGTTCAGGGAGTGAAGATCGGCGACCGGGTCACCTTTCTCTCCTACAACGCCTACGCTCAATACGACATGGTACGGCACGACGCCCTGGTGAAGATCCCGGCCTCGCTGGACGGGCAGCCTTTCCCGGGAGAGCCGGTCGGCTGCGCCATGAACGTGTTCCGCCGTTCCGCCATCGAACCGGGGCAGACCGTGGCCCTGATTGGGGCCGGGTTCCTGGGTGCCATCTTCACAGCGCTCGCTACGGCGCGGGGCGCGCACGTGATCGCCCTCTCGCGCCGCGGCTTCGCCCTGGAGCTCGCCAAGCGCTGCGGCGCCGAGGAGACCGTGGTCCTGGATGACCACCAGCGGGTCATGGACCGGGTGCGGCAGCTGGCCGGAGAGCGTGGCTGCGATCGGGTTGTGGAAGCCACCGGATACCAGTGGCCGCTGGATCTGGCCGGGGAACTGGTGCGGGAAGGGGGCAAGATCGTCATCGCCGGCTACCACCAGGACGGGCTGCGCCAGGTCAACGTCCAGCTCTGGAACTGGAAGGGGATCGACGTCATCAACGCGCACGAGCGCTACCCGCGCGTCTACCTCGAGGGGATGCGCGCCGGCATCGCCGCCGTGGAGTCGCGGATGTTTCCGCTCAAGGAGCTGATCACCCACAGTTTCAGCCTCGACGAACTGGGACGCGCCTACCAGGCGCTGGAAGGGCGTCCCGACGGCTTCCTGAAAGGGATGATCCGTATCGAGCATTAGGAAAGGGGAAGTAATGAGGAAGAAACAGGCACTACCGAGACTTGGCTTTCTCGGCACCGGCTGGATCGGCCGGCACCGGATGGAGGCCATCGTGAAAAGCGGGGAGGCCGAGGTGGCCGCCATCGCGGACCTTTGCCCTGACAACGCCCGGGAGGCGGGGGAACTCGCGCCCGGGGCGCCGATCATGGAGTCGATGGAGGAACTCCTCGAACTCGACCTGGACGGCGTGGTGATTGCGACGCCCAGCGCGGGCCATTGTTACCAGGCGCTGCGCGCCCTCGACCGCGGCCTGGCCGTGTTCTGCCAGAAGCCGCTGGGGAGAAACGCCGAAGAGGCGCAGCTCGTAGTTGGGGCGGCGCGGGCGGTGAACCGGCTCCTGGGGGTCGATTTCTCCTACCGTTACACCGACGCCATCCAGAAGATGCACCAGCTGGTGAGTTCGGGCGAACTGGGGCAGGTCTACGCCGCCGACCTCGTCTTCCACAACGCCTACGGTCCCGACAAGGACTGGTTCTACGACCCGGAACTCTCCGGGGGAGGCTGCCTGATGGACCTGGGAAGCCACCTGGTCGATCTTGCCCTCTGGTTCTTCGGATACCCCGAGGTGCGCAGCGTGTCCAGTTCCATCTTCGCGGGCGGCGAGCGGCTCAAGGTCGGCTCCGGCAAGGTCGAGGACTACGCGGTGGTTTCCCTGGTGCTTGAGGATGGGCACGCGGTGCGGGTGGCCTGTTCCTGGAATGTCTCGGCGGGACGCGATGCCGTCATCGAGTCGAGCTTCTACGGGACCCACGGCGGCGTGAGCTTCAAGAATGTGCAGGGCTCCTTCTACGACTTCGTGGCTGAACGCTTCCGTGGCACCACCTCCGAGACCATCGCCGCTCCACCGGACGAGTGGGGGGGACGCTGCGCCGTGGCCTGGGCGCGCCAGTTGAGATTAGGAGGCAACGGCTTCGATCCTCAGGCGGAGCAGTTGGTCCGGGTGGCCGAGGTCCTCGACGCCGCCTACGGCAGGTCATCAAGGTAAGCCGGTAATCAGATACACCAATACAGCGATAAGTCGATACGTCGCGCCGGGCGGCGCTTCAGCACTACCATCTCGGGGAGATCCGGGCATGGGAACGGCTGTCGCTTCGCCTCGTGCGGCCTGTTCAACTCATGAGATGACAGTGGCTTAGTGGCTAATATTTCGAGTGATTATTTAACAGGACTGCAACCGGGATTTTTATTCATGAATAAAGTTGTTTCTCCCACAACAGCAAGCGATGCTCCCCCTGTCGGGGCACCGGGACTGATACTGATGACTGCGGATCCCATCGGCGGGGTCTGGAACTACGTCTTGGAACTCTGCCGCGGCCTGGCCCCTCACGGGGTGCAGATCGCGCTCGCCACCATGGGGCGCCCGCTCTCACCGGGACAGCACCGCGAGGTGGCCGACGAGGCCAACGTCACCCTCTACGAGAGCGGCTATCGGCTGGAGTGGATGGAAGATCCGTGGGCCGACGTGGAGAAGAGCGGCGAGTGGCTCCTTTCCCTTGAGGCGGAGCTGAAACCGGACCTGGTGCACCTGAACGGCTACGCCCACGCCGCGCTCCCCTGGCGCCGCCCCTGCCTCGTGGTGGCCCACTCCTGCGTTCTTTCCTGGTGGGAGGCGGTGCGCGGCGAGCAGGCGCCGCAGCGGCTGGACGATTACCGGGTTCGGGTGTCCCGGGGGCTCGCCGCCGCGGATCTGGTGGCCGCCCCTTCTACGGCGATGCTCGATTGCATCAGGAGGCTCTACTTGCCGCTCCCCGAAGCGCAAGTGATCTACAACGCCCGCGGCCGCACCCGCTTTCGTCCCGGCATGAAGGAAGACTTCATCCTGTCGGTGGGGCGGGTCTGGGACGAGGCCAAGAACATCGGCGCCCTGGTGCGCAACGCCTACGACCTCCCCTGGCCGGTGTATGTGGCGGGGGAGATCAACCAGCCCGGCGGTGGGGCTGCCAACGTCGACGGGGTGAACCGGCTCGGCTTCCTGGCGCCGGAATCGCTGGCCCCCTGGTATGCTGCCGCTGCCATCTACGTCCTCCCGGCGCGTTACGAACCCTTCGGACTCACCGTCCTCGAGGCGGCCCAGTCCGGTTGCGCCCTGGTCCTCGGCGACATCCCCAGCCTGCGCGAGCTCTGGGACGGGGCGGCCCTGTTCGTCGACCCGGAGTCGGCGATGGACCTGCAAAAGCAGTTGCGCGCGCTCTGCGCCGACCGCAGCCGCCAGGCGAGCCTCAGGGAGAAGGCGCTGGAGCGCAGCCGTAGTTTCACCGCCGCCAAGATGACCGCCGGGTATCTCTCCCTGTACAGCCGGCTCCGTGGTGGCAGGCCTGTATAAAGATGCAGTGAAGGATCCCCCTCCCTAACCCTCCCCCTCCGGGGGAGGGGATAATGGGAAGCCGGTGCCGGTATCCTCCTCCCCCCGGAGGGGTTGGGATGATGTGAAGCTGATGCCGGTAACCTCCTCCCCTCGGAGGGGCTGGGATGATGGGAAGCTGGTGCCGGTATCCTCATCCCTTCGGAGGGGCTGGGATAATGGGAAGCCCGTGCCGGTATCCTCCTCCCCCCGGAGGGGGGAGGTCGGGAGGTCGAGAGGGGGGAAATCAACTTGGAGGGCACGCTGACCGATGCGCATCGTGATGTTTTACCACTCCATCCTTTCGGACTGGAACCATGGCAACGCCCATTTCCTGCGCGGCATCGTCACCGAACTGGGGCAGCTTGGGCACGAGGTGACGGTCTATGAGCCGGAGAATGGCTGGAGCTACAGCAACATGCTGCGCGACAGCGGCGATGCGGCCGTGCGCGGCTTCGAGCGCGCCTATCCCGGCCTCACCGGTACCCGCTACCTGCTCGATGAACTGGACCTGGACCGGGCCCTGTTCGGCGCGGATCTCGTCATCGTGCACGAGTGGAGCGACCACGAGCTGGTCCGGCGCCTGGGGGGGCATCGCAAAAGCGGCGGCAGCTACCGGCTGCTGTTCCACGATACCCACCACAGAAGCGTCACCGACGAAGAGTCCATGGCAGCCTACGACCTTTCCGGCTTTGACGGCGTGCTGGCCTACGGTGCAAGGATTCGGGAGATCTACCTGGCCCGTGGCTGGGCCGAGCGGGCCTGGCTGTGGCACGAGGCGGCGGACGTGCGGGTGTTCCGGCCGATGCAGTCGCCTGACAAGGTGGGAGACGTGGTCTGGATCGGCAACTGGGGCGACGACGAGCGCAGCCAGGAGATCCGGGAGTTCTTCATTGAGCCGGTGCGCCGGCTGCATCTGAAAGGGGTGGTGTACGGCGTGCGCTACCCGAAGCAGGCGCTACAGCTTTTGGCCGAGGCGGGCATCGGCTACGGTGGCTGGCTCCCGAACTTCGAGGTGCCCCGGGTGTTCAGTCGGTTCCGGCTCACGGTTCACATCCCGCGCCGCCCTTACGTGGAGGCCCTGCCCGGCATCCCCACCATCCGTCCCTTCGAGGCGTTGGCGTGCGGCATCCCGCTGGTCTCGGCGCCCTGGGTCGACAGCGACCGGCTTTTTACCGGCGGCGTCGACCTCCTCTACGCCCGGGACCGGAAGGAGATGGAGTGGCAGATGCAGAGCCTGCTGCACGACCCTGTGCTGGCCAGGAGCCTTGCCGAGCACGGCAGGGAGACCATCCTAGCCCGGCACACCTGCCGCCACCGCATGGAGGAGCTGCTGGCCATCTGCAGCGAGCTCGGCATAAAGCAGTAGTGGGTATGTCCTGGTAACTTCGGGTGCTGGTAACTTCAGGATGCACGTGAACCAGAGTTACCCCCCTTGTGAAAGGGGGGACAGGGGGGATTTGCTTTTACCGCACCCAGCAGCCTCTCCTCCGGACAAAAGGTTCCCAAGGCAAATCCCCTCTGTCTCCCCTTCGCAAAGGGGAGGACGCGGGGGCTAGTGCTGCGCTTCGTAGCAGCAGATAGGCTTTCCGCTGCAACTCGGCAGCAGATAGGTTTCCTGCTGAAAATCGCAGCGATAAGATCGCGCTTCAAATCTCTCTTTTAAGAAAGGAACCCCATGGCTGCCCCTCTCTCCATCGCCTTCTTCGCCTCGAGCCTGGTCTCCGCCTACTGGAACGGCGCCGCCACCTACTACCGCGGCATGGTCCGGGCGCTCTCACGCCTGGGACACCGCATCACCTTCTACGAACCAGACGCCTACGACCGGCAGGCGCACCGGGACATCGAGGACCCCGAGTGGGCCACCGTGGTGGTCTACCCGGCCACCGAAGAGGGGGTGCTGCGCTCCCTGGAAGCGGCCAGGGGCTCCGACCTGGTCATCAAGGCGAGCGGGGTCGGGGTCTTCGACGAGCTGCTGGAACTCGAGGTGCTGCGCCTGAAGCGGCCCGGGACCCAAGTCATCTTCTGGGATGTCGACGCGCCGGCCACGCTGGAGCGGATCGGCAGCGACGTGCGCGACCCGTTCCGCCCCCTGATCCCGCAGTACGACCTGGTGCTCACCTACGGCGGCGGCGACCCCATCGTGCGCGCCTACCGCGGCTTCGGCGCCCGCAACTGCATCCCCATCTACAACGCGCTTGACCCTGACACCCACTACCCGGTCCCGCCCGAGGCGCGGCTCAAGGCGGACCTCTCGTTCCTGGGCAACCGCCTGCCGGACCGCGAGCGCCGGGTCGACGAGTTCTTCCTCGCCGTCGCGAACAAGCTACCCAACCGGAGCTTCCTGCTGGCTGGCAGCGGCTGGAACGACAAGGCGCGCTCGGGCAACGTCCGCTATCTTGGGCACCTGGGGACCGGCGATCACAACGCTTTCAACTGCAGCGCCATGGCCGTTCTCAACGTTAGCCGCGACGGGATGGCGCGCAATGGCTTCTCCCCGGCCACCCGCGTTTTCGAGGCGGCCGGCGCCGGCGCCTGCATGATCACCGACCACTGGGAGGGGATCGAATACTTTTTCGAGCCGGAGCGGGAGATCTGTGTCGCACGCAACGGGGACGAGGTGGCGCAGATCCTGGAGCGACTCACTCCGTCTGTTGCGGCGGCCATGGGGGTGCGGGCGCTGGCGCGGGTGCGGGCACACCACACCTACGCGCACCGCGCAAAACAGTTCCAGGAGATCTTTGCCGCCGGCCCGGTGCCGCAAGCCTACATCGGGGGGGCACCATGAAAATCGTCGTCTTCGGCCTGTCCATCACCTCGTCCTGGGGCAACGGCCACGCCACCACCTACCGCGGGCTGCTGCGCGAAATGGACCGGCGGGGGCACGAAATCCTGTTCCTGGAGCGCGACGCCATCTGGTACGAGGCCCACCGCGACCTCCCCGAGCCCCCCTTCTGCAACACGCTGATCTACAAGTCGCTGGACGAGCTCTTTGCGGAATACGGTCCCGAGATCTGCGACGCCGACTGTGTCATCGTTGGCTCTTACGTCTACCAGGGCATCGAGGTGGGCAAGTGGGTCAGCAAACACGCCAGGGGGATCAAGGCCTTCTACGACATCGACACACCCGTGACGCTGGCTGCGCTGGACCGGGGCGAGTGCCAGTACCTGAGCGAGGATCTGATACCCTGCTACGACCTCTACCTTTCCTTCACCGGCGGACCGACCCTGGACCACATCGAGCGCCGCTACGGCTCAAGGGCGGCTCGCCCCCTGTACTGCTCGGTCGATCCCATGGTGCACTACCCGATGCAGATCACACCGCGCTGGGATCTGGGCTACCTGGGGACCTACAGCCGTGACCGCCAGCCCGGCCTGGTTCAGCTGCTGTGCCAGCCGGCCGCGTCCTGGGAAAAGGGGCGCTTCGTGGTCGCTGGCGCCCAGTACCCCTCAGAGCTCAAGTGGTCCAAGAACACGCACCGGATCGAGCATTTGCCGCCGGAGTGCCACAGCGAATTTTACAGTTCCCAGCGCTTTACCCTGAACCTGACCAGGAAGCAGATGCAGCTCGCCGGTTACTCCCCCAGTGTGCGCCTCTTCGAGGCCGCCGCCTGCGCCGTCCCCATCGTGAGCGATCACTGGCCTGGACTGGAGCAGTTCTTTGTGCCGGGCAAGGAGATCCTGCTCGCCTCCGGGAGCCAGGAGATGCTGCGCATCCTGCAGCGTTTCCCCGACGAGGCGCGCCGCGCCATCGGCGAGCGTGCCCGCGCCCGTGTAATGCAGTCCCACTCCGCCTCTTGCCGCGCCGAGGAGCTCGAGGAATACCTGACCACGCTGTAAGGAGAAA
Protein-coding sequences here:
- a CDS encoding Gfo/Idh/MocA family protein: MRKKQALPRLGFLGTGWIGRHRMEAIVKSGEAEVAAIADLCPDNAREAGELAPGAPIMESMEELLELDLDGVVIATPSAGHCYQALRALDRGLAVFCQKPLGRNAEEAQLVVGAARAVNRLLGVDFSYRYTDAIQKMHQLVSSGELGQVYAADLVFHNAYGPDKDWFYDPELSGGGCLMDLGSHLVDLALWFFGYPEVRSVSSSIFAGGERLKVGSGKVEDYAVVSLVLEDGHAVRVACSWNVSAGRDAVIESSFYGTHGGVSFKNVQGSFYDFVAERFRGTTSETIAAPPDEWGGRCAVAWARQLRLGGNGFDPQAEQLVRVAEVLDAAYGRSSR
- a CDS encoding glycosyltransferase family 4 protein — its product is MNKVVSPTTASDAPPVGAPGLILMTADPIGGVWNYVLELCRGLAPHGVQIALATMGRPLSPGQHREVADEANVTLYESGYRLEWMEDPWADVEKSGEWLLSLEAELKPDLVHLNGYAHAALPWRRPCLVVAHSCVLSWWEAVRGEQAPQRLDDYRVRVSRGLAAADLVAAPSTAMLDCIRRLYLPLPEAQVIYNARGRTRFRPGMKEDFILSVGRVWDEAKNIGALVRNAYDLPWPVYVAGEINQPGGGAANVDGVNRLGFLAPESLAPWYAAAAIYVLPARYEPFGLTVLEAAQSGCALVLGDIPSLRELWDGAALFVDPESAMDLQKQLRALCADRSRQASLREKALERSRSFTAAKMTAGYLSLYSRLRGGRPV
- a CDS encoding CgeB family protein, with the protein product MRIVMFYHSILSDWNHGNAHFLRGIVTELGQLGHEVTVYEPENGWSYSNMLRDSGDAAVRGFERAYPGLTGTRYLLDELDLDRALFGADLVIVHEWSDHELVRRLGGHRKSGGSYRLLFHDTHHRSVTDEESMAAYDLSGFDGVLAYGARIREIYLARGWAERAWLWHEAADVRVFRPMQSPDKVGDVVWIGNWGDDERSQEIREFFIEPVRRLHLKGVVYGVRYPKQALQLLAEAGIGYGGWLPNFEVPRVFSRFRLTVHIPRRPYVEALPGIPTIRPFEALACGIPLVSAPWVDSDRLFTGGVDLLYARDRKEMEWQMQSLLHDPVLARSLAEHGRETILARHTCRHRMEELLAICSELGIKQ
- a CDS encoding CgeB family protein encodes the protein MAAPLSIAFFASSLVSAYWNGAATYYRGMVRALSRLGHRITFYEPDAYDRQAHRDIEDPEWATVVVYPATEEGVLRSLEAARGSDLVIKASGVGVFDELLELEVLRLKRPGTQVIFWDVDAPATLERIGSDVRDPFRPLIPQYDLVLTYGGGDPIVRAYRGFGARNCIPIYNALDPDTHYPVPPEARLKADLSFLGNRLPDRERRVDEFFLAVANKLPNRSFLLAGSGWNDKARSGNVRYLGHLGTGDHNAFNCSAMAVLNVSRDGMARNGFSPATRVFEAAGAGACMITDHWEGIEYFFEPEREICVARNGDEVAQILERLTPSVAAAMGVRALARVRAHHTYAHRAKQFQEIFAAGPVPQAYIGGAP
- a CDS encoding CgeB family protein; this encodes MKIVVFGLSITSSWGNGHATTYRGLLREMDRRGHEILFLERDAIWYEAHRDLPEPPFCNTLIYKSLDELFAEYGPEICDADCVIVGSYVYQGIEVGKWVSKHARGIKAFYDIDTPVTLAALDRGECQYLSEDLIPCYDLYLSFTGGPTLDHIERRYGSRAARPLYCSVDPMVHYPMQITPRWDLGYLGTYSRDRQPGLVQLLCQPAASWEKGRFVVAGAQYPSELKWSKNTHRIEHLPPECHSEFYSSQRFTLNLTRKQMQLAGYSPSVRLFEAAACAVPIVSDHWPGLEQFFVPGKEILLASGSQEMLRILQRFPDEARRAIGERARARVMQSHSASCRAEELEEYLTTL